The segment CCGTGGACGTATCCGGGCCGAACTGCAGCCCCATGGGACGGACGTGGGCATTGAGCTCGTCCTGCACCAGGCCCGGCTGGACGCGGCACCACAGCTCTTCGCGATTCACCTCGAGCACGCGATTCATGTACTTGGAGAAATCGAGCACCAGAGCGCGGCCGACCGTCTGGCCCGCGAGCGACGTGCCGCCGCCCCGGGGCAGCAGCGGCGCCTTGAAGCGGTTCGCGACCTCGATCGCCGCCTGAACGTCCCCCTTGTGACGCGGCACGATGACGCCGATCGGCTCGATCTGGTAGATCGACGCGTCCGTGGAATACAACAGCCGCGTGTAGCGGTCGAACCGCACCTCGCCCTCGATCCGTTTCTGCAACTCGGCGGCGAGGTCACGGGCTTCCGGAGCGATGTCGTGATTCATGATGAGCCTCTCACGTCTTCGGAACCGCGGGGGTGTTTTGCAACCCCGGTTGCGCGAGGGATTGCCCGTCGCGTCCCGTCCATTGCAACCGCGGAATCCGGTTTCGAGACGAAACACCAATCTGCCGGCACCCGGGACTACCGCCATCTTCGCTCTCCGCCCTCTTCGAATCAAAGGCCGCGCCGGCGGGCGACTTCAGTCTCCTTTTCACGCCCTCGCCGCCCGGGTTCCTTTGCGATCGCTTTCCTCGCCTCGGCGAAGACCTCCGCGAGCATCTCGCGCGTGAGCCTGCCGGTGAACGTGTTCTGCTGGCTCGGATGATACGAGCCCAACAGCGTGACGCCTCCCGGCAGCACCGTCCGGCTGCCGTGGCCGAACCGGGGCCGCGGCCGCGGCACCTCTCCACCGGCTTCGCGGAACGCCGCGAGAAAGGAATCGAACGCGATCTTCCCCAGAGCGACGACGACCCGAAGGTCGCGAAAGGCCTTCAGCTCGCGCACCAGATACGGACGGCAGTTCCTGAACTCCGCGGGAGAAGGCTTGTTCGCGGGAGGCGCGCAGCGCACCGCGGCCGTGATGTAGCAGTCGCGGAGCTTCAGCCCGTCGCCGCGGTGCTCCGAGCGGGGCTGGTTGGCGAAGCCTGCATGGTAGAGCGCCTCGTAGAGCCAGTCGCCGCTCCGGTCTCCGGTGAAGATCCGCCCGGTGCGGTTGCCGCCGTGAGCGGCGGGCGCAAGCCCGACCACCAGCAGCCGCGCGCGGGGATCGCCGAAGCCCGGCAGCGGCCTGGCCCAGTAGATCGTGCCCCGGTAGCGCCGCGGGGGGTTCTTTCCGACCTGCTCGCGCCAGCGCACCAGCCGCGGGCACTTGCGGCAGCCGACGATTTCACGGTTGAGCGCGCGCAACGAGATCATCGGTTCCTTGTTATCACAGAAAGCACCGAAACTTCATGCTCCACGTTGGTTTTCTTTGCCATGTGGCGCGATCTACCGCGCTTGACCTCGATGCCGCCCTCGGTTATTTATCCAGGTATGGCTGGGGCTTCAACCCGAGCAGCAGCCGTTCACATTCTCTACGCCGAGGACGACCCCCTCTCCGGTCGTCTGGTTCAATCCATCGTCGAGCCCGAAGGCTACTCGGTCACCGTGGTCGGGACCGGTCAGGGCTTTCTCCGCGCCCTTTCCGATGAAAAACCCGATCTGTTGCTCATCGATCTGCACCTGCCCGATGCGTCCGGTCTCGACCTTCTCGCCAAGGCGAGGCTGCGCTTGCCCGAATCTCCCGTGATCGTGCTCACCGCCTCCAGCTCGGTCGACGACGCGGTCAAGGCGCTCAAGGGCGGCGCCACCGACTACCTGACCAAGCCGATCGACCACCAGCGGCTGATCGTGTCCCTCGGCAACGCCTTGAAAATCCGCCAGCAGCAGCAGGACCTGAACTCGCTGCGCTCCGAGGTGAGGGAAGCCTACCGGCTGGAGCACCTGATCGGGAGCTCCGCAGGCATGCAGAAGGTCCGCGACCTCATTCGCCAGGCAGCCCCCAGCGACGCCACGGTCCTGATCGTCGGCGAGAGCGGCACGGGCAAGGAGCTGGTCGCCAAAGCCCTGCACTACGCCAGCTCCCGGTCGGCCAGGCCCTTCGTCGACGTCAACTGCGCGGCGCTCACCGAGACGCTGATCGAAAGCGAGCTTTTCGGCCACGAACGCGGCGCCTTCACGAGCGCGATCTCGCGGCGCCGGGGCAAGTTCGAGCAGGCGCACGGCGGCTCGCTGTTTCTCGACGAGATCGGCGACATGCCGCTGCCGACGCAGGCGAAGATGCTCCGGGTTCTCCAGGAGCGCTCCTTCCAGCGGGTCGGCGGCGAGGACAAGATCAACGTGGACGTGCGCGTGATCTGCGCCACCAACCACAACCTGGAAGCCCTGGTGCAGAAGAACGCGTTCCGGCTCGATCTCTACTACCGCATCAACATGATCGTCATCGACGTGCCGCCGCTGCGCGAGCGCAAGGAGGACATTCCGGAGCTGGCGCGCCATTTCCTCGCGGTCGCGAGCCGGTCGGGGAAACATCCTGCCCGGGCGATCTCCGACGCGGCAATCATGGCGCTCGCCCAGCACGACTGGCCGGGCAACGTCCGCGAGCTGCAGAACGCCATCGAGCGGGCGGTGACGATCTGCGACGAGGAAGAGATCCAGCCCACGCATCTTCCCCCTGCGGTCCTGCGAATCACCAAGGCCCCGCCCCCGACCGGCGGCGGCTATACGGAAGGCAAGGGATTGATCGAGGCGGTCGAGCAGTTCGAGCGCGCGATGATTCTGGCCGCCCTCGAGAAATTCGACTGGAACAAGACGCGCGCCGCGGTTTCCCTGGGCGTGACCCGCCGCATCCTCTCGTACAAGATGCAGAACCTGGGGATCGACAAGGCCGCGCAGGACAGCTGACGCGCCGCGGCTCCAGCGTCCGCCCGAGAGCTTCTTGTCATCGCCCATGCGGGTATCTTTCAGCCTCCGGCAGCGCCTTTTATCGCTGATCGTCCTGGCGGTCCTGCCGGCCATCGGGCTCCTTTTCTATCACGCCCTGCGTGAAAGCCGCCTGGCCGCCGAATCCTCCCGCCGGACCGTCGTCCGGATGGCGGGCCTCGCCGCCGACAACTACGGTCAGTTCGTCCGCACGGCGCGAATGCTCCTCGAGATTCTCGCCAGGGTGCCTCTCGAGGACAAGCCGGTTTGCGGAGATCTCCTGGAGGCTGCCGCCGACCGGTTTCCCGAGTTCGACCACATCGCCGTCTTCGAATTCGATGGGCGCGTGCGCTGCGGCTCGTGGCCGTTGCAGCCGAACCTCCCGGAGAGCGAGTGGTTCCGGGAGGCGCTGGCCGGCCGGGCATTCAGCAGCAGCGGCTATCTCGAGGGGCGCGCGAGCGAACAGCCGCTCGTGATCTTCGCCTCCTCGGTTCTCGACGACAGCGCCCGGGCCACGGGGATTCTCGCGCTTTCCCTCGATCTCGCCCGGTTGAGCGATCTCCTGGCCAGGTCTCCGTTGCCGGAGGACTCCGTCTTCGCCATCGTCGATCACAAAGGCTCGGTTCTGGCCCAGCGGCCCGACGGCCCGCGTTGGGTGGGGAAGACCCATCCGCTGGCCGCCGCCGTGACGGCGCGGCAGGGGCTGTCGGAACCCGTGGAGCACGCCGACCCCGACGGCTTGACCCGGGTTTACGCGTTCGCGCCCCTCGGCGACGAAGCGAGCGCCAACGTGGCGACGCTCGTCGTCGGCACTCCCAGGCACGCCGCCTATCGGGAGGCGCAAGCGGTTTTCCGCCGGAGCCTGCTGTGGATCAGCGCCGTCACCGTGCTGGTGCTGGCGCTGGCATGGGCGGGCACCGAGACGTGCGTATTGAAGCGGGTCCGCACGCTGACCGCCGCTACCAGGCGTCTGGCGGCCGGAGACCTTATGGTCCGGACCGGGATCGCGTACCCGTATGACGAGATCGGGCAGCTCGGCGGCGCCTTCGATCAGATGGCGAAGATGCTGCAGCAGCGCGAAACGGAGCGAACTCAGGCGGAGCGGACCCGGGCGCAGCTTGCGGCAATCGTCGAGTCTTCCAGCGACGCGATCATCAGCCGCACGCTCGACGGTCTGGTCACGAGCTGGAACCGCGGCGCGGAGCTCCTCTACGGCTATTCGGCGGAGGAGATGATCGGCCGTCCGATCACCGTGCTGATGCCCCCGGAGGAGCTCGGCCGGAGCGCCGAGAACTTCGAGCGCATCCGGCGGGGGGAGCGGATCCGCAACTACGAGACGGTCCGGCTGAGAAAGGACGGCGCCAGGATCCAGGTCTCCGTCTCCGTCTCGCCGATCATCGACGATCGCGGGAACGTGGTCGGCGCCGCGTCGATCACGCGCGACATCGGTCACCTCAGGCGGGCGGAGAACGAGATCCGCGCCCTGCACGACATCAACGTGGCGATCACTTCGACGCTGGAGCTGCCGAGGATCCTGGATCTGTTGCTCGAGAAGATCGACGGGCTGTTGCCCTACGCCGCCTCTCATATCCGGCTGGTCGACCCGTCGACGGGCGCGGTCGAGCGGCTCGCCTGCCGCAACATCGACCACAAGAAATGGCAGGAGATTTCCGGACGCTCCCCGGGTCCCCGCATGCGCGCCCTGCTGCAATCCGGAAAGCCTTTCGTAGTATCCAACACCCAGACCGACCCGCGGGTCCGGCGCAAGGAATTCTATCGCGACCAGGGACTGGTCTCGCAGCTCGGCGTTCCGCTCACTTTTCGGGGAGAAGTCTTCGGGCTGCTGTCGGTCTTCACCCGGGAGGAACACGATTTCACCGAGCAGGAGATCGCCTTCATGCGGGCGCTGGCCGACCTGGCGAGCATCGCCATCCACAACTCGCGCCTCTACGAAAACAGCCTCCGGCTGTCGCAGGAACTGGCCGAGAACGAGAAACAAATCCGCGCGTTGATCGCCGGGCTGATCAGCGCGCGTGACGAGGAAGCCCGGCGCATCGCCTCCGTGCTGCACGACGAGTCGGGCCAGCTGCTCGCCACGGTGTATATCGCGCTGGACGAGCTCGCCCGGCGGCTGCCGGATGCCGCCGCTCCAATCCGGCGAATCAAAGCCACTCTCGATCAGGTCGAGGAGCGCTTGCGGGACCTTTCCCACGAGCTGCACCCGACCATTCTCGACCATCTCGGCCTGCTGCCGGGCCTGGAATTTCTCGCCCAGCAGATCTCGCGCCGCTCGGGCATCGACATCGCCGTCGAAGGCTTGACCAACGGACGTTTCTCGCCCCTTCTCGAGCTGACGCTCTACCGCGCCGTCCAGGAAGCGCTGAACAACGCGGCGAAACATTCGGGCGCCACCCGGGTTCACGT is part of the Candidatus Zixiibacteriota bacterium genome and harbors:
- a CDS encoding uracil-DNA glycosylase is translated as MISLRALNREIVGCRKCPRLVRWREQVGKNPPRRYRGTIYWARPLPGFGDPRARLLVVGLAPAAHGGNRTGRIFTGDRSGDWLYEALYHAGFANQPRSEHRGDGLKLRDCYITAAVRCAPPANKPSPAEFRNCRPYLVRELKAFRDLRVVVALGKIAFDSFLAAFREAGGEVPRPRPRFGHGSRTVLPGGVTLLGSYHPSQQNTFTGRLTREMLAEVFAEARKAIAKEPGRRGREKETEVARRRGL
- a CDS encoding sigma-54 dependent transcriptional regulator, whose product is MAGASTRAAAVHILYAEDDPLSGRLVQSIVEPEGYSVTVVGTGQGFLRALSDEKPDLLLIDLHLPDASGLDLLAKARLRLPESPVIVLTASSSVDDAVKALKGGATDYLTKPIDHQRLIVSLGNALKIRQQQQDLNSLRSEVREAYRLEHLIGSSAGMQKVRDLIRQAAPSDATVLIVGESGTGKELVAKALHYASSRSARPFVDVNCAALTETLIESELFGHERGAFTSAISRRRGKFEQAHGGSLFLDEIGDMPLPTQAKMLRVLQERSFQRVGGEDKINVDVRVICATNHNLEALVQKNAFRLDLYYRINMIVIDVPPLRERKEDIPELARHFLAVASRSGKHPARAISDAAIMALAQHDWPGNVRELQNAIERAVTICDEEEIQPTHLPPAVLRITKAPPPTGGGYTEGKGLIEAVEQFERAMILAALEKFDWNKTRAAVSLGVTRRILSYKMQNLGIDKAAQDS
- a CDS encoding PAS domain S-box protein, giving the protein MSSPMRVSFSLRQRLLSLIVLAVLPAIGLLFYHALRESRLAAESSRRTVVRMAGLAADNYGQFVRTARMLLEILARVPLEDKPVCGDLLEAAADRFPEFDHIAVFEFDGRVRCGSWPLQPNLPESEWFREALAGRAFSSSGYLEGRASEQPLVIFASSVLDDSARATGILALSLDLARLSDLLARSPLPEDSVFAIVDHKGSVLAQRPDGPRWVGKTHPLAAAVTARQGLSEPVEHADPDGLTRVYAFAPLGDEASANVATLVVGTPRHAAYREAQAVFRRSLLWISAVTVLVLALAWAGTETCVLKRVRTLTAATRRLAAGDLMVRTGIAYPYDEIGQLGGAFDQMAKMLQQRETERTQAERTRAQLAAIVESSSDAIISRTLDGLVTSWNRGAELLYGYSAEEMIGRPITVLMPPEELGRSAENFERIRRGERIRNYETVRLRKDGARIQVSVSVSPIIDDRGNVVGAASITRDIGHLRRAENEIRALHDINVAITSTLELPRILDLLLEKIDGLLPYAASHIRLVDPSTGAVERLACRNIDHKKWQEISGRSPGPRMRALLQSGKPFVVSNTQTDPRVRRKEFYRDQGLVSQLGVPLTFRGEVFGLLSVFTREEHDFTEQEIAFMRALADLASIAIHNSRLYENSLRLSQELAENEKQIRALIAGLISARDEEARRIASVLHDESGQLLATVYIALDELARRLPDAAAPIRRIKATLDQVEERLRDLSHELHPTILDHLGLLPGLEFLAQQISRRSGIDIAVEGLTNGRFSPLLELTLYRAVQEALNNAAKHSGATRVHVRLIEDEGWIQCSVQDNGVGFDASGAGQSSGGRWGLGLAGIRERLEIFSGSLQVFSCPGAGTKLLITIPQEKFNGAPGAAR